A window of Phyllopteryx taeniolatus isolate TA_2022b chromosome 19, UOR_Ptae_1.2, whole genome shotgun sequence contains these coding sequences:
- the LOC133469270 gene encoding LIM and SH3 domain protein 1-like isoform X3, whose amino-acid sequence MNPPCGRCTKPVYPTEKINCLDKYWHKGCFSCDVCKMALSMNNYKGFEKRPYCSMHYPKTSFTIVADTPENLRLKQQSMLNSQALYKEEFEKNKGKGFSVVVDTPEMQRLKKTQEQISDIKYHEDFERSKVRSDAPLPENRQEPSSQADAQMRPPVTVAPSGGEKRYQAMYSYTAAEADEVSLQEGDLIGDVELIDEGWLFGSNQRTGQRGMLPANYVRPV is encoded by the exons ATGAATCCGCCGTGTGGGAGATGCACCAAACCGGTTTACCCCACGGAGAAAATCAACTGCCTTGAtaag tACTGGCACAAAGGCTGTTTCAGCTGTGATGTGTGCAAGATGGCGCTGAGCATGAACAACTACAAAGGCTTTGAAAAGCGGCCTTACTGCAGCAT gcactatCCCAAAACCTCCTTCACCATCGTGGCCGACACCCCTGAGAACCTGCGCCTCAAGCAGCAGAGCATGCTCAACAGCCAG GCCCTCTACAAGGAGGAATTTGAGAAGAACAAGGGCAAAGGTTTCAGCGTGGTGGTGGACACTCCGGAGATGCAGAGGCTGAAGAAGACACAAGAGCAGATCAGTGAC ATCAAGTATCACGAGGACTTCGAGCGGAGCAAAGTACGAAGTGACGCGCCGCTCCCGGAAAATAGGCAAG AACCGTCGAGCCAAGCAGATGCACAGATGCGCCCTCCTGTTACtgtggcgccatctggtggagaG AAGCGCTACCAGGCCATGTACAGCTACACGGCGGCAGAAGCAGACGAGGTTTCCCTGCAGGAGGGCGACCTCATCGGGGACGTGGAGCTCATCGACGAGGGCTGGCTGTTTGGCAGCAACCAGCGCACGGGCCAGCGGGGCATGCTGCCCGCAAATTACGTGCGGCCTGTGTAA
- the LOC133469268 gene encoding plexin domain-containing protein 1-like has protein sequence MELSGFLLVSLLQAQLGILWSREDAESGAPPETSALQRTSLERPRGARSAPPQGGRLDITFLPDNMTHRVEDSQRYYSWQSFGPDDRRTQDLWVDLNSLHKSQVRIHGILSNAHRQAARVALSFDFPFYGHDLRQIIIATGGFIFMGDITHRMLTATQYIAPLMANFDPSFSMNSTVRYSDNGHLFVVQWDKVRLKDREAEGAFTFQAALHRNGTVVFNYREIPVPVERINSTEHPVKVGLSDAFMAYLPSEQMTDTNQRTIYEYHRVEINTTTIVSGSAFEFTPLPTCLQHTSCDLCLGSNLTSGCGWCNTLQRCSDGLDRLRQEWLDYNCPKEAEGTCEDYYPASHEESTLTFYSSAAPTSSSAEFHDNVVTREPPEHTRMTENAAIIAGVVGALVLVVALTLLAVYYINTHPTLAPPFYLMQRRSNNYWPAMKFRNQDYPSGYGEVEPVGHEKEGFIEAEQCC, from the exons acgCAGAGAGCGGGGCGCCTCCGGAGACGTCAGCCTTGCAGAGGACAAGCCTCGAGCGGCCAAGAGGCGCCCGCAGCGCACCGCCACAGGGAGGCCGACTGGACATCACCTTCCTGCCTGACAACATGACCCATAGAGTG GAGGACTCGCAGCGCTACTACAGCTGGCAGAGTTTCGGCCCGGACGACCGGCGCACCCAAGACTTGTGGGTGGACCTGAATTCTCTGCACAAGAGCCAAGTCCGAATCCATGGCATCCTGTCCAACGCGCACCGGCAGGCGGCG AGGGTGGCGCTTTCCTTTGACTTCCCATTTTATGGACACGACTTGAGACAAATTATCATTGCAACTGGTG GTTTCATCTTCATGGGGGACATTACCCACCGCATGCTGACTGCCACCCAGTACATTGCCCCCCTCATGGCCAACTTTGACCCCAGTTTTTCCATGAACTCCACTGTGAGGTACTCGGATAATG GTCATCTATTTGTGGTCCAGTGGGACAAAGTGCGGCTAAAGGACAGAGAGGCTGAAGGAGCTTTTACGTTCCAGGCGGCGCTGCACAGAAACGGAACTGTGGTGTTTAACTACAGAGAG ATCCCAGTGCCAGTGGAGAGGATTAACTCCACAGAGCATCCTGTAAAAGTGGGACTGTCCGACGCATTCATGGCGTACCTCCCGTCTGAGCAGATGACAG ATACAAATCAGCGGACCATCTACGAGTATCACCGCGTTGAAATCAACACCACCACGATCGTCAGCGGATCGGCGTTTGAGTTCACACCGCTGCCTA CTTGTCTTCAACACACATCCTGTGATCTCTGCCTGGGGTCCAACCTGACAAGTGGATGCGGGTGGTGCAACACGCTTCAACG ATGCTCAGATGGGCTCGATCGCCTTCGACAAGAGTGGCTGGATTATAACTGTCCCAAAGAG GCTGAAGGCACGTGCGAAGACTACTACCCGGCGTCGCACGAGGAATCGACACTCACCTTCTACTCGTCAGCTGCTCCGACGTCATCTTCAGCCGAGTTCCACGACAACGTGGTCACCAGGG AGCCTCCGGAGCACACGAGGATGACAGAGAATGCGGCCATAATTGCCGGTGTGGTGGGGGCCCTCGTCCTGGTGGTGGCGCTGACCTTGCTGGCCGTGTACTACATCAACACACACCCCACATTGGCTCCGCCCTTCTACCTCATGCAG CGACGCAGCAACAACTACTGGCCCGCCATGAAATTCCGCAACCAGGACTACCCGTCGGGGTACGGTGAGGTGGAGCCCGTGGGTCACGAGAAGGAGGGTTTCATCGAGGCTGAACAGTGCTGCTAA